In Sebaldella termitidis ATCC 33386, one DNA window encodes the following:
- a CDS encoding PAAR-like protein produces MDKDIVYEDYLLVCEAGAAICQLKCHNKMSVDVGGKCSIPFGIATTADNKEENIGSLDEEYFGMCLYKGKCDLQVLGEWTKQHESLYIGSSKALLIDSKLPCNISLSTNVSDMRLSKLKQFVASDNNMTMSVNATHEGDPSDITASGGQLSPGSADITITGTKYISIFKDFDSAMGMMANSRVLQEKAEGDLINAATIGAVGGTMMLLFPQVGAAIGSYAAKDMAFSSILIGGTLDNLKSRYDKYKDLERKADTPEMKEFWSRQFWLEAGAEYGPMMLVGAYQAGPAVKSKFTELKAYYSRGLSEEEMILYGLRNNGATVAAGKSVEGGVIGDDGRFYTALDDELLYGYNEAQDAYSRILGKRKFSELSVQDQRLLAREFSKRSPVKIPENAKIKVQTKLGGYEQISYRWRDANYKYEIRWHTRTPGAPADQGNTWVVMRETPGTGGNTKRSYHYLLDDNTWVTGKEWYDAIDARGSGMSTLRQIEILNMGHWSDY; encoded by the coding sequence ATGGATAAAGATATCGTCTATGAAGACTATCTTTTGGTTTGTGAAGCAGGAGCAGCAATATGTCAATTAAAATGCCATAATAAAATGTCTGTAGATGTAGGCGGGAAGTGCAGTATTCCATTTGGAATAGCAACTACAGCGGATAATAAAGAAGAGAATATAGGTTCATTAGATGAAGAATATTTTGGAATGTGTTTATATAAAGGGAAATGTGATTTGCAGGTATTGGGCGAGTGGACAAAGCAGCATGAAAGTTTATATATAGGTTCTTCAAAAGCTCTACTTATAGATTCAAAACTGCCGTGTAATATTTCACTGTCAACAAATGTATCAGACATGAGACTGAGTAAATTGAAACAATTTGTGGCTTCTGACAACAATATGACTATGTCAGTAAATGCTACACATGAAGGTGACCCTAGTGATATTACAGCCTCCGGTGGTCAGCTATCACCTGGTTCGGCAGACATAACAATAACAGGAACTAAATATATATCAATATTTAAGGATTTTGATTCTGCAATGGGGATGATGGCAAATTCAAGAGTATTACAAGAAAAAGCAGAAGGAGATTTAATAAATGCAGCAACTATAGGGGCTGTTGGTGGAACTATGATGCTTTTATTTCCACAGGTGGGAGCGGCGATTGGGAGTTATGCAGCAAAAGATATGGCATTTTCATCAATATTAATAGGTGGAACATTAGATAATTTAAAATCAAGATATGATAAATATAAGGATTTGGAAAGAAAAGCGGATACGCCGGAAATGAAAGAGTTCTGGAGCCGTCAGTTTTGGCTGGAGGCAGGAGCAGAATACGGGCCGATGATGTTGGTTGGAGCATATCAGGCAGGGCCGGCTGTGAAGAGTAAGTTTACAGAATTGAAAGCATATTATTCAAGAGGTTTGTCAGAAGAGGAGATGATACTCTATGGTTTAAGAAATAACGGAGCAACAGTAGCGGCAGGTAAAAGTGTGGAAGGCGGGGTTATTGGAGATGACGGGAGGTTTTATACAGCTTTAGATGATGAGCTTTTATATGGATATAATGAGGCACAAGATGCTTATTCAAGAATTTTAGGAAAAAGAAAATTTTCTGAATTATCGGTTCAGGATCAGAGATTATTGGCACGTGAGTTTTCTAAGAGATCACCGGTTAAGATACCGGAAAATGCTAAGATTAAAGTTCAAACAAAACTAGGAGGCTATGAACAGATATCATATAGATGGAGAGATGCAAATTATAAATACGAGATAAGATGGCATACTCGAACTCCAGGTGCACCCGCAGATCAAGGAAATACTTGGGTTGTAATGAGAGAGACTCCTGGAACCGGAGGAAATACGAAAAGATCTTATCATTATTTATTAGATGATAATACATGGGTGACTGGAAAAGAATGGTATGATGCAATTGATGCTAGAGGTAGTGGAATGTCAACTTTGAGACAAATAGAAATTTTAAATATGGGACATTGGAGTGATTATTAA
- a CDS encoding molecular chaperone — MKKLYHEEELREKSYYDLYEIVIEERILDSYAATPTREQLISLLLKYRGYRLENKIREYNENGFFYVQQFLDRKLGNKLHPEGRIRIPYKIIIYNDLDLTREDNYKIVIPEYVNSSNVFLVNANNYLCGILSLEKDLDSMDEYYLVSKKEFLNLDGLKNSKFSLIFFKERDAKIPYEFYNMEDIGEMSRYPGKIDYYCIGIENFEYRELEKTTAVLCIDFGTANTTAGVYLDRNYVSKLPSNDILNGNIKLDEINYVKFPDGEWDYSIIYPTITYIENCKDVKDIKYLFGHDARRKLESNDYIVNGTIFYGLKKWVYENNKKEKIVDEYGNMREVERKEIIKAYLKYVISRAEYLFKCKFTKIHATSPVRLKEQFLNMLQDIFTLEIKKTGRREIITKIPVPRKEIKINLEKKSDKIENTETKNLTNEEILEKFGGHGERADELKNELLISQIEIDNEFAEEEIKAVKTDEINVIEQIMEDDEYITEITYVDEVIGKETVMEYEVISENAMDEAVAVLYNTIESGLGKKNYEEGTEYKALVIDCGGGTTDLAACSFQIGSTLDVAYHLEMKTSFENSDENFGGNNLTYRIMQYLKIILANNYINNTEISIENLIPYAKESIYNSINEIGIDKIFEVFEEEYQKAEKIIPTKFSKFENKLSEEYRKIKSNFYLLWEAAENLKREFFKKDDTLRTRFDKEKNYEKRNDFHITALRTWNLYINENGRLEKEAEFPKNIFTIRELEKIIRIDIYEMLRKFLDTYYDGGELQEYALIKLSGQSTKIGIFQDVLKEFVPGRQIEFKTKDNEKDGYELKLACLNGAIKYLDYRRFGHMNVTIKNEIPVIPYSVWGKTYKNDDVEIIKTSNRANENLGYIDKVSSVMELKLYLKNMEDDVIREIVYKNDIDFVDKDAKPLIEGLRMKISQNETDNVPNDITRFLVYTDENCWGFYICPIRRKDDQIWMGRIDYYPFEDKINEISFFDGEH, encoded by the coding sequence ATGAAAAAACTGTATCATGAGGAAGAATTAAGGGAAAAATCATATTATGACTTATATGAAATTGTAATAGAAGAAAGGATACTGGATTCATATGCAGCAACACCAACAAGGGAGCAGCTTATAAGTCTGCTTTTGAAATACAGGGGATACAGGCTTGAGAATAAAATCAGGGAATATAATGAAAACGGTTTTTTTTATGTCCAGCAGTTTCTGGACAGAAAGCTTGGTAATAAATTACATCCTGAAGGAAGAATAAGAATACCGTATAAAATAATAATATATAATGATCTGGATCTGACAAGGGAAGATAACTATAAAATAGTTATTCCGGAATATGTGAACAGCAGTAATGTTTTTCTGGTAAATGCCAATAATTATTTATGCGGAATTCTTAGTCTGGAAAAAGATCTGGATTCGATGGATGAGTATTATCTGGTGAGTAAAAAGGAATTTTTGAATTTAGACGGACTAAAAAACAGCAAATTTTCTCTGATATTTTTTAAAGAAAGAGATGCTAAGATTCCTTATGAATTCTATAATATGGAGGATATTGGAGAAATGTCGAGATATCCGGGAAAAATTGATTATTATTGTATAGGGATAGAAAATTTCGAGTACAGGGAGCTGGAAAAAACAACAGCAGTACTGTGTATAGACTTTGGGACGGCGAATACTACAGCAGGAGTGTATCTTGACAGAAACTATGTGAGTAAGCTTCCAAGCAATGATATTCTGAATGGAAATATAAAACTAGATGAGATAAATTATGTAAAATTTCCTGACGGAGAGTGGGATTACAGTATAATCTACCCTACGATTACATATATTGAGAATTGTAAAGATGTGAAAGATATAAAATATCTGTTTGGTCATGATGCAAGGAGAAAACTGGAGTCCAATGATTATATAGTAAACGGGACAATATTTTACGGATTAAAAAAATGGGTTTATGAAAATAATAAAAAAGAGAAAATAGTCGATGAATATGGGAATATGCGTGAGGTAGAGAGGAAAGAAATAATAAAGGCTTATTTGAAATATGTAATATCACGGGCAGAGTATTTATTTAAATGTAAGTTTACAAAGATACATGCCACAAGTCCTGTGAGACTGAAAGAGCAGTTTTTGAATATGTTGCAGGATATTTTTACTTTAGAAATAAAAAAAACAGGGAGAAGGGAAATAATAACTAAGATACCTGTACCAAGGAAAGAAATAAAAATAAATCTGGAAAAAAAATCAGATAAAATAGAAAACACAGAGACCAAAAATCTGACAAATGAGGAAATTTTAGAAAAGTTTGGCGGTCATGGTGAAAGAGCAGATGAACTGAAAAATGAGCTTTTAATTTCTCAGATTGAAATAGATAATGAGTTTGCGGAAGAGGAAATTAAAGCTGTAAAAACAGATGAAATAAATGTAATTGAACAAATCATGGAAGATGATGAATATATTACGGAAATCACATATGTTGATGAAGTAATCGGAAAAGAAACAGTTATGGAATATGAAGTAATAAGTGAAAATGCTATGGATGAAGCTGTAGCTGTTCTTTATAATACTATAGAATCAGGACTGGGAAAGAAAAATTATGAAGAAGGTACAGAATATAAGGCTTTGGTAATAGACTGCGGTGGAGGAACAACAGATCTTGCAGCATGTAGTTTTCAGATAGGGAGCACTCTTGATGTGGCTTATCATCTAGAAATGAAAACGAGTTTTGAGAATAGTGATGAGAATTTTGGAGGGAATAATCTTACTTATCGGATAATGCAATATTTGAAAATAATACTTGCCAATAATTATATAAATAATACAGAAATAAGCATAGAGAATTTAATACCATATGCTAAAGAGAGTATTTACAATTCAATAAATGAAATAGGAATAGATAAAATTTTTGAAGTTTTTGAGGAAGAGTATCAAAAAGCTGAAAAAATAATTCCTACTAAATTTTCAAAATTTGAAAATAAACTAAGTGAAGAGTACAGGAAAATAAAGAGTAATTTTTATCTGCTTTGGGAAGCTGCTGAAAATCTCAAAAGAGAGTTTTTTAAGAAAGATGACACATTAAGGACAAGATTTGACAAAGAAAAAAATTATGAAAAAAGGAATGATTTTCATATAACTGCATTACGAACATGGAATTTATATATTAATGAAAATGGAAGACTGGAGAAAGAAGCGGAATTTCCAAAGAATATTTTTACAATAAGAGAACTGGAAAAAATAATAAGGATTGATATTTATGAAATGCTTAGGAAATTTCTGGACACTTATTATGACGGCGGAGAATTACAAGAATATGCACTGATAAAATTAAGCGGACAATCCACAAAAATCGGGATATTTCAGGATGTCTTAAAGGAATTTGTTCCCGGAAGGCAGATAGAATTCAAGACAAAGGATAATGAGAAGGACGGGTACGAACTGAAACTTGCCTGTCTGAACGGGGCAATAAAGTATCTGGATTACAGAAGATTCGGACATATGAATGTAACAATAAAGAATGAGATTCCTGTGATACCGTATTCAGTATGGGGGAAAACATATAAGAATGATGATGTAGAGATAATAAAAACGTCAAACAGGGCAAATGAAAATCTCGGATATATAGATAAAGTATCTTCTGTCATGGAATTAAAACTGTATCTGAAAAATATGGAAGATGATGTCATAAGAGAGATAGTATATAAGAATGACATAGATTTTGTGGATAAAGATGCCAAACCACTAATAGAGGGTCTTAGGATGAAAATAAGCCAGAATGAAACAGATAATGTACCTAATGATATAACAAGATTTCTGGTTTATACAGATGAGAACTGCTGGGGGTTTTATATATGTCCGATCAGGAGAAAAGACGACCAGATATGGATGGGAAGAATAGATTATTATCCATTTGAAGATAAAATAAATGAAATAAGTTTTTTTGATGGCGAGCATTAA
- a CDS encoding EndoU domain-containing protein, giving the protein MWKEVIFYSLKNNGVTVAAGKSVEGGVIGDDGKFYSNKLSDEFKRLEYKTFISEKTENKILRGELNSKKIVIGGHSPEINDMSTKYWIKETIKINPDGTRVVRYKKIFPDGTSSKLKKSIIFPETWSDTDIINSIKQIGDTEAIGVRVRDQTTIHRGTVNGVQIEVMKIGSYTTSGYPTGGYPMDLIKNDFIPIIFE; this is encoded by the coding sequence TTGTGGAAAGAAGTAATATTTTATAGTTTAAAAAATAACGGAGTGACAGTAGCGGCAGGTAAAAGTGTGGAAGGCGGGGTTATTGGAGATGACGGGAAGTTTTATTCAAATAAATTAAGTGATGAATTTAAAAGACTGGAATATAAGACATTTATTTCAGAAAAGACTGAGAATAAGATTTTAAGAGGGGAACTTAATTCCAAAAAAATAGTTATAGGAGGGCACTCACCTGAAATTAATGATATGAGCACTAAATATTGGATCAAGGAAACTATAAAAATAAATCCTGATGGAACTAGAGTTGTTAGATATAAGAAAATTTTTCCAGATGGAACAAGTTCAAAACTAAAAAAATCAATAATTTTTCCGGAAACTTGGAGTGATACAGATATAATAAATTCAATAAAACAGATAGGAGATACAGAAGCAATAGGGGTAAGGGTGAGAGATCAAACCACTATTCATAGAGGAACTGTAAATGGAGTGCAAATAGAAGTAATGAAGATTGGGAGCTATACAACAAGTGGATATCCAACAGGAGGTTATCCTATGGATTTAATAAAAAATGATTTTATACCAATAATATTTGAATAA
- a CDS encoding contractile injection system protein, VgrG/Pvc8 family, which produces MSIKNKSLKELIEQDKKEQRELYGGNKSSSGSSVNKDLPENQQEIQERLNALRGDALNSGDRNSEGNSAVNNAFSNVLSKSNFVKGMAAGAAGSGLANNIVANNNRDMTDYVQYQVKNADITINDEILDLKDVDFKIRKIMNKHDVLELNFNFFTKDADKYKGYVYTLMNTIGIGLNRVKESGEDDFKAVFDGIIEEIEVIQSKGELSSGRILAYSKSILLDKVLKFRTFTNPELTVDGVINEIAAEYTDVVFHIDDSLVGKPIPHILFQFGETDFEFLNRMLNIMNYGLTTHLGSVVCGLLELTVYDLPVETEIYTTIRRDKNLSYKIKGTNPFNVVEKVNMIMEDEEAVRVVYSSDMWIENKTVQCEMVLVDLNDKQLRHDFPLIINEKMSGSAVEAKVVEVGGENGIATVTLDFTDGLARLTDRKSQAYKDNYAGIFKFPYTTMYSSTNSGMFVTPEANDVVSVYFPNGNDSLAYVQGCVNNPGNERASNPNVRNYTLGGDDNAGGAPLFNFQLSSNSFNVSTTDHVGLSSKNMMNISTSEQLVVNSNNRTVTTKGNSFEEADSMCMISKSKTSVISNDSVAVVSKNKVTVGGQSSTNVGGGSFTHITGKAAKLN; this is translated from the coding sequence ATGTCAATAAAGAATAAATCCCTTAAAGAATTAATAGAACAGGATAAAAAAGAACAGAGAGAGCTTTATGGAGGGAATAAAAGTTCTTCGGGTTCATCTGTTAACAAAGATTTGCCGGAAAATCAGCAGGAAATACAGGAGAGACTGAATGCTTTGAGAGGAGACGCATTAAACTCCGGAGACAGAAACTCAGAGGGGAACAGTGCGGTAAACAATGCTTTTTCTAATGTGTTATCAAAAAGTAATTTTGTAAAGGGGATGGCAGCAGGAGCAGCTGGTTCAGGGCTCGCGAATAATATTGTCGCAAATAATAATAGAGATATGACGGATTATGTTCAGTATCAGGTAAAAAATGCCGATATCACAATAAATGATGAAATCCTTGATCTGAAAGATGTGGATTTCAAGATCAGGAAGATTATGAACAAACATGATGTTCTTGAACTTAATTTTAATTTTTTTACTAAGGACGCAGATAAGTATAAAGGATATGTCTATACTCTTATGAATACAATCGGGATTGGGCTGAACAGGGTAAAAGAATCAGGGGAAGATGATTTTAAGGCTGTTTTTGACGGGATAATAGAAGAGATTGAGGTAATACAGAGTAAGGGAGAACTTTCATCAGGGCGGATACTGGCATATTCGAAATCAATACTTCTAGATAAAGTACTGAAATTCAGAACATTCACAAATCCGGAGCTTACAGTGGACGGAGTAATAAATGAAATAGCTGCGGAGTATACTGATGTAGTGTTTCATATAGATGACAGCCTTGTGGGAAAACCAATACCACATATTTTATTCCAGTTTGGAGAAACAGATTTTGAATTTTTGAACAGAATGCTGAATATAATGAATTACGGACTGACAACACACTTAGGTTCTGTAGTGTGTGGCCTTCTTGAACTGACAGTATATGATCTTCCAGTAGAAACTGAAATTTATACTACTATAAGACGTGATAAGAATTTATCATATAAGATAAAAGGGACTAATCCTTTTAATGTGGTGGAAAAGGTAAATATGATAATGGAAGACGAGGAAGCTGTGAGGGTGGTTTATAGTTCCGATATGTGGATAGAAAATAAGACAGTACAGTGTGAAATGGTGCTTGTAGATCTGAATGACAAACAGCTCAGACATGATTTTCCTTTGATAATAAATGAGAAGATGAGCGGTTCTGCAGTGGAAGCTAAGGTAGTGGAAGTAGGGGGAGAAAATGGAATAGCTACAGTTACACTGGATTTTACAGATGGTCTGGCAAGGCTTACAGACAGGAAATCACAGGCATATAAGGATAATTATGCGGGGATATTTAAGTTTCCTTATACTACGATGTATTCGAGCACAAACAGCGGTATGTTTGTGACACCTGAGGCAAATGACGTAGTTTCTGTGTACTTTCCAAATGGGAATGACAGTCTGGCATATGTGCAGGGTTGTGTAAATAATCCCGGAAATGAGAGGGCAAGTAATCCTAATGTGAGAAATTATACTCTTGGCGGGGATGATAATGCAGGAGGAGCACCTTTGTTTAATTTTCAGCTGAGCAGTAACAGTTTTAATGTGAGTACTACTGATCATGTGGGGCTTTCTTCCAAGAATATGATGAATATTTCTACAAGTGAGCAGCTGGTGGTGAATAGTAATAACAGGACTGTTACAACTAAGGGGAACTCTTTCGAGGAAGCAGATAGCATGTGTATGATATCTAAAAGTAAAACATCAGTGATATCTAATGACAGTGTGGCGGTAGTTAGTAAAAATAAAGTAACTGTAGGTGGGCAATCTTCAACAAATGTTGGCGGTGGAAGTTTCACTCATATCACTGGAAAAGCAGCTAAATTAAATTAG